The proteins below are encoded in one region of Methanofollis aquaemaris:
- the cas8c gene encoding type I-C CRISPR-associated protein Cas8c/Csd1: MIIQALCRYYDILERDESVKIARPGYSRAPVSFALVLSDDGEMTHIVDLRSDDKKPRPQEMDVPLQPSRANSIAPYFACDNAKYVFGVEKLKIKEFEKKFAKNAANGDSQDALVLEKDDKEVVLISQRSRDCFEAFKALHHEVLDGLDDAGVRSFLKFLDGWDPASFLGHPKVLRYKDEILNGGSFVFECGGGYLHRNGAIRRAWEGHFSNENDGDGSAAQCLVSGDVEPIARLHQKIKGVVGAQTAGASLVSFNDRAFESYGKDQSYNAPVGETSMFKYTTALNHLLAHQENRMGIADTTTVFWAETQDRTCEDLARFLMNPREEEAVPENDEPADGARVRDKKTRKLVGDILKKVRSGQKINQADIHTDPETNFYILGLSPNNARLAVRFWYMDSFGNFVDRVGRHHLDMEIIKGDFSPKYVSISRLLKATLPKGSKDQKSQPKTVQKVSPLLGGLVMNAILKNQPYPVQMYGAVLNRVKVGRSIDAVQAGFIKAYLLRMCRAGGTKLQEDLITVSLNEESPDVPYRLGRLFAVLEKAQNDTNGEMKSTINSKYFSSASSTPAVVFPVLLKLAQHHIAKSEWGFKSNKSIEEILSGVDGFPAYLNLEEQGMFMLGYYHQRKAFFQKKEETPVEEAKS; encoded by the coding sequence GTGATCATTCAGGCTCTCTGCCGGTATTACGATATTTTAGAGCGCGACGAGAGCGTGAAGATTGCCAGGCCTGGGTACAGCCGGGCACCGGTCTCGTTCGCCCTTGTCCTCTCCGATGACGGCGAGATGACGCACATCGTCGACCTCAGGAGTGATGATAAGAAGCCGAGGCCGCAGGAGATGGATGTGCCCCTCCAGCCTTCTCGCGCCAACAGTATTGCCCCGTATTTCGCGTGTGACAATGCGAAGTACGTCTTCGGCGTTGAAAAACTGAAGATCAAAGAGTTTGAGAAGAAGTTTGCGAAAAATGCTGCCAATGGGGATTCGCAGGACGCTCTGGTCCTGGAGAAGGATGACAAAGAAGTTGTCCTGATCTCTCAGCGTTCCAGAGATTGCTTTGAGGCCTTCAAGGCCCTCCACCATGAGGTGCTCGACGGTCTGGACGACGCCGGTGTCAGAAGTTTTCTGAAGTTCCTGGATGGGTGGGACCCTGCATCGTTCCTCGGCCATCCGAAGGTTCTCCGGTACAAGGACGAGATCCTCAATGGCGGGAGCTTCGTCTTCGAGTGCGGAGGGGGCTACCTGCACAGGAACGGTGCAATCCGACGTGCCTGGGAGGGGCACTTCTCCAATGAAAACGACGGTGACGGTTCTGCTGCTCAGTGCCTGGTAAGCGGGGATGTGGAGCCGATCGCCAGGTTGCATCAGAAGATTAAGGGGGTGGTCGGCGCTCAGACTGCAGGGGCGTCGCTGGTCAGTTTCAATGACAGAGCCTTCGAGTCATATGGGAAAGACCAGAGTTACAATGCGCCGGTCGGCGAGACCTCGATGTTCAAGTACACGACGGCGCTGAACCATCTTCTTGCGCATCAGGAGAACCGGATGGGTATCGCCGATACGACGACGGTCTTCTGGGCTGAGACACAGGACCGGACCTGTGAAGACCTGGCACGTTTCCTGATGAACCCTCGTGAGGAGGAGGCCGTCCCCGAAAACGATGAACCCGCCGACGGTGCGAGGGTCAGGGATAAAAAAACACGCAAACTGGTCGGAGACATTCTCAAGAAAGTGAGGTCTGGCCAGAAGATCAATCAGGCAGATATCCACACCGACCCGGAGACAAACTTCTACATCCTTGGTCTCTCTCCCAACAATGCGAGACTTGCGGTGCGGTTCTGGTATATGGACAGTTTTGGAAATTTTGTTGACCGGGTCGGCCGTCACCACCTGGATATGGAGATCATCAAAGGTGATTTCAGCCCGAAATATGTCTCGATATCCCGATTGTTGAAAGCGACCCTGCCGAAGGGGTCGAAGGACCAGAAATCCCAGCCAAAGACTGTTCAAAAAGTGTCGCCGCTTCTTGGCGGCCTGGTTATGAATGCGATCCTGAAAAACCAGCCCTATCCGGTCCAGATGTACGGTGCGGTCCTGAACCGCGTGAAGGTGGGGCGGTCGATCGATGCCGTGCAGGCCGGGTTTATCAAAGCATATCTGCTGAGAATGTGCCGGGCCGGTGGAACGAAATTACAGGAGGATTTGATTACTGTGAGTCTGAATGAAGAGAGTCCAGATGTGCCGTACCGTCTTGGAAGGCTGTTTGCCGTCCTTGAAAAGGCACAGAACGACACGAACGGAGAGATGAAGAGCACCATCAACAGCAAGTATTTCAGCAGTGCGTCGTCGACGCCGGCCGTGGTATTCCCGGTTCTGCTCAAACTTGCCCAGCACCACATCGCCAAGTCCGAGTGGGGGTTCAAGTCGAACAAGTCCATCGAAGAGATCCTGTCGGGAGTTGACGGGTTCCCTGCATATCTGAACCTTGAAGAGCAGGGCATGTTCATGCTGGGTTATTATCATCAGCGCAAGGCATTTTTCCAGAAGAAAGAGGAGACTCCGGTTGAGGAGGCTAAATCATGA
- the cas7c gene encoding type I-C CRISPR-associated protein Cas7/Csd2: MSEIIKNRYEFVLLFDVENGNPNGDPDMGNMPRIDPQTGNGIVTDVCLKRKIRDYVDLVRDGVPGYDIYVKTGAVLNDQHRKAYDYLGIEPSKNKPGDSRLTEFMCENFFDIRTFGAVMTTEVNCGQVRGPVQINFARSMDPVFQQEVTVTRCAVTNEKDAEKGQTMGKKQMVPYALYRAEGYISAHLAQKTTGFNEDDLELLWDSLVNMFEHDHSAARGKMSARKLIVFKHRNELGCCQSHVLFDGVKVERLSGDLPPRSFGDYRVTVSDDVPDGVELIEKL, from the coding sequence ATGAGTGAGATTATCAAAAATCGGTATGAGTTTGTATTGCTGTTCGATGTCGAGAACGGGAACCCGAACGGCGATCCCGACATGGGCAATATGCCCCGGATCGACCCGCAGACTGGCAACGGCATCGTGACCGACGTATGTCTCAAGAGGAAGATCAGAGACTACGTGGACCTTGTCAGGGACGGAGTTCCGGGGTATGATATCTATGTCAAGACGGGCGCCGTCCTCAATGATCAGCACAGGAAGGCCTATGACTATCTCGGGATCGAGCCCTCCAAGAATAAACCGGGTGATTCCAGACTGACTGAGTTCATGTGTGAGAATTTCTTTGACATCCGCACGTTCGGTGCCGTGATGACGACGGAAGTGAACTGCGGGCAGGTCAGGGGGCCGGTGCAGATCAACTTTGCCCGGAGCATGGACCCGGTCTTCCAGCAGGAGGTCACCGTCACCCGGTGTGCGGTCACCAATGAGAAAGACGCTGAAAAGGGTCAGACAATGGGCAAAAAGCAGATGGTGCCCTATGCCCTGTACCGTGCAGAAGGATACATCTCCGCTCACCTGGCCCAGAAGACGACCGGATTCAATGAGGACGACCTGGAACTGCTCTGGGACAGTCTGGTCAATATGTTCGAGCACGACCACTCGGCGGCGCGGGGGAAGATGTCTGCACGCAAACTGATCGTCTTCAAGCACAGGAACGAACTCGGGTGCTGTCAGTCCCACGTCCTCTTTGACGGAGTGAAGGTGGAGCGTCTCTCCGGTGATCTCCCGCCGCGTTCGTTCGGCGATTACCGTGTCACCGTCTCCGACGACGTCCCTGACGGCGTTGAGTTGATCGAAAAATTATGA
- the cas4 gene encoding CRISPR-associated protein Cas4: MIRKRYTDDELLSLSGIQHFSFCKRQWALIHIERQWEDNLRTTEGHFLHERVDDPYFTESRGDVVISRAFPLVSYALGFYGVADVIEYTRSKEGISLPGHEGLWTMRPVEYKRGKPKVDERDEVQLCAQAMCLEEMFGVEIGSTDFYYHEIRRRVHLDLADALRDRVCSLSDEMHDLFRRGKTPAAEKSRACRLCSLVEVCVPKLTTKRRSVGRYVRNHVRDACEGDF; this comes from the coding sequence ATGATCCGGAAAAGATATACCGACGACGAGTTGCTCTCGTTGTCAGGTATACAGCATTTCTCTTTTTGTAAGCGGCAATGGGCCTTGATCCATATCGAACGCCAGTGGGAAGATAATCTTCGGACGACAGAGGGTCACTTCTTGCATGAACGGGTGGACGACCCCTATTTTACGGAGAGTCGGGGAGATGTCGTGATCTCACGGGCATTCCCCCTGGTGTCGTATGCGCTCGGGTTCTATGGGGTGGCCGATGTGATCGAGTACACGCGGTCGAAGGAGGGGATCTCTCTGCCCGGCCACGAGGGCCTCTGGACGATGCGGCCGGTCGAATACAAAAGAGGAAAGCCAAAGGTCGATGAACGCGATGAGGTCCAACTCTGTGCCCAGGCGATGTGCCTCGAAGAGATGTTCGGCGTCGAGATCGGGTCAACTGATTTCTATTACCATGAAATTCGGAGAAGGGTGCATCTCGACCTCGCCGATGCGTTACGGGATCGTGTCTGCTCGCTCTCCGACGAGATGCACGACCTTTTCAGGAGAGGGAAAACCCCTGCCGCCGAAAAATCGAGGGCCTGTAGACTCTGTTCTCTTGTCGAGGTCTGTGTCCCGAAGTTGACGACGAAACGTCGCTCTGTCGGGAGATATGTCAGGAACCATGTGAGAGATGCGTGTGAGGGTGATTTCTGA
- the iorA gene encoding indolepyruvate ferredoxin oxidoreductase subunit alpha gives MVKRYLLGNEAIAHACIEAGIDFASGYPGTPSSEVVDTLRAQKEREFYIEWSVNEKVAFENALAASWCGLRSMVTMKHVGLNVAADPLMTSAYTGAKGGFVVLSADDPYAHSSQNEQDTRRYAHFAKIPCMVPASVQEAHDMMKDAFALSEAVGLPVLYRPTTRICHSKGDVDLAEASEEHRTGAFEKDPTQYVVVPAHTRVLHKKLNEKQPAVRKAVHALGYNTAEVRGKTAVVACGIAASYVREVLPADVSFMKIGCFPVDPAWMEEFVRAHETVLIVEEGAPIVEERLRQLSCGVKVFGQMDGTVPKEGEFSPALVAEMMVKAGILAASPFQAPAAAAPGLPPRPPVLCAGCPHRSVFYAIKRAFPDGIYPSDIGCYTLGLQLGTVDTTICMGASVTVGSGIAHSGEERPVVATIGDSTFLHTGIQGLINAVYNNAEMTLVILDNRITAMTGHQPNPCTGETAMGASSVPVSLEALCRACGVQFVETVDPYDFTASLQVLKEAKARPGVKVVIAKQACVITAKRAKVRRGRYVVDPEVCTACGACLRFGCPAIGRDENDKAVINELCNGCGVCADLCPTGAIGKEGRR, from the coding sequence ATGGTGAAACGATACCTCCTTGGGAACGAAGCCATCGCCCATGCCTGCATCGAGGCGGGCATCGACTTCGCGAGCGGCTATCCCGGAACACCGTCGTCCGAGGTGGTCGACACACTCAGGGCGCAGAAGGAGCGGGAGTTCTACATCGAATGGTCGGTGAACGAGAAAGTGGCCTTCGAGAACGCCCTCGCCGCATCCTGGTGCGGGCTCCGCTCGATGGTGACCATGAAGCACGTGGGCCTCAACGTCGCCGCCGACCCCCTGATGACCAGCGCCTACACCGGGGCGAAGGGTGGGTTCGTCGTCCTCTCGGCCGACGATCCTTATGCCCACTCCTCGCAGAACGAGCAGGACACCCGGCGCTACGCTCACTTCGCAAAGATCCCCTGCATGGTCCCCGCGAGCGTGCAGGAGGCGCACGACATGATGAAGGACGCCTTCGCCCTCTCCGAAGCGGTGGGCCTGCCGGTGCTGTACCGGCCGACGACCAGGATCTGCCACTCCAAGGGCGACGTCGACCTGGCCGAGGCGAGCGAGGAGCACCGCACCGGCGCCTTCGAGAAGGACCCGACGCAGTACGTCGTGGTCCCGGCGCACACCCGCGTGCTCCACAAGAAACTCAACGAGAAGCAGCCCGCGGTCAGGAAGGCCGTCCACGCCCTCGGGTACAACACCGCCGAGGTCCGCGGCAAGACCGCGGTCGTCGCCTGCGGGATCGCCGCCTCCTATGTCCGCGAGGTGCTCCCGGCCGACGTCTCCTTCATGAAGATCGGGTGCTTCCCGGTCGACCCGGCCTGGATGGAGGAGTTCGTCCGGGCGCACGAGACCGTGCTGATCGTCGAGGAGGGCGCACCGATCGTCGAAGAGCGGCTGCGCCAGCTCTCCTGCGGCGTGAAGGTCTTCGGGCAGATGGACGGCACCGTCCCCAAAGAGGGCGAGTTCTCCCCTGCCCTCGTCGCCGAGATGATGGTGAAGGCCGGGATCCTCGCGGCCTCGCCCTTCCAGGCTCCCGCCGCCGCGGCCCCCGGCCTCCCGCCGCGGCCCCCGGTCCTCTGTGCCGGATGCCCCCACCGCTCGGTCTTCTACGCGATCAAACGGGCCTTCCCTGACGGCATCTACCCCTCTGACATCGGGTGCTACACCCTCGGCCTCCAGCTCGGCACCGTGGACACCACCATCTGCATGGGCGCCTCGGTCACCGTCGGGAGCGGGATCGCCCACTCTGGTGAAGAACGGCCGGTCGTCGCCACCATCGGCGACTCGACCTTCCTCCACACCGGTATCCAGGGCCTCATCAACGCGGTGTACAACAACGCCGAGATGACCCTCGTCATCCTGGACAACCGGATCACCGCGATGACCGGCCACCAACCCAACCCCTGCACCGGGGAGACGGCGATGGGCGCGTCGAGCGTCCCGGTCTCCCTCGAAGCCCTCTGCCGGGCCTGCGGGGTGCAGTTCGTCGAGACCGTCGACCCCTACGACTTCACCGCCTCCCTCCAGGTGCTCAAGGAGGCAAAGGCGCGGCCCGGCGTCAAGGTGGTCATCGCCAAACAGGCCTGCGTCATCACCGCGAAGCGGGCGAAGGTCAGGCGGGGTCGGTACGTCGTCGACCCCGAGGTCTGCACCGCGTGCGGCGCCTGCCTCAGGTTCGGGTGCCCGGCCATCGGGCGCGACGAGAACGATAAGGCCGTGATCAATGAACTCTGCAACGGCTGCGGGGTCTGCGCCGACCTCTGCCCCACTGGCGCCATCGGAAAGGAGGGACGGAGATGA
- a CDS encoding indolepyruvate oxidoreductase subunit beta, producing MSSSFDVLIVGIGGQGTILASNIIGEACLIEETPIKGVETHGMAQRGGSVESHVRIGGEFGPLIVPGGADLMIALDLLEAVRYRHYLKKGARIIANDHTVVPTSVHMQSLDMPGRDALVADLADFDLTLVDAADLAAEAGNLIVQNVVMLGAAAPSFPLKPESLEEAVRRSVPPKTLDLNLRAFALGREAGLKKE from the coding sequence ATGAGCAGCAGTTTTGACGTACTGATCGTGGGTATCGGCGGGCAGGGCACCATCCTTGCCTCGAACATCATCGGCGAGGCCTGCCTCATCGAGGAGACCCCGATCAAGGGCGTGGAGACCCACGGCATGGCCCAGCGCGGCGGGTCGGTGGAGAGCCACGTCAGGATCGGCGGGGAGTTCGGCCCCCTCATCGTGCCGGGCGGCGCCGACCTGATGATCGCCCTCGACCTCCTGGAGGCGGTGCGCTACCGCCACTATCTCAAGAAGGGAGCGCGGATAATCGCCAACGACCACACCGTCGTCCCCACCTCGGTCCACATGCAGAGCCTCGATATGCCGGGCCGCGACGCCCTCGTCGCCGACCTCGCCGACTTCGACCTCACCCTGGTCGACGCCGCCGACCTGGCGGCCGAAGCAGGCAACCTCATCGTGCAGAACGTCGTGATGCTCGGCGCCGCGGCGCCCTCCTTCCCGCTCAAACCCGAGAGCCTGGAAGAGGCGGTGCGGCGCTCGGTCCCGCCAAAGACCCTCGACCTCAACCTCAGGGCCTTTGCCCTGGGGCGTGAGGCCGGGCTGAAGAAGGAATAA
- a CDS encoding tRNA (N(6)-L-threonylcarbamoyladenosine(37)-C(2))-methylthiotransferase, giving the protein MDEFRDRRVWIETYGCTYNQADSHRLAGILEGQGCTVVDDPEAADLVVINTCIVIGRTEREMLRRIGACADRDLVVTGCMPVVMGDAILAAAPHAHLVLPAEIDRRWPAGCAKTGGAVGILQVSSGCMGRCAYCITRAARGRLKSRPVDRICGDLAALAEDGVAEVQVTAQDVSAWGMDLDGDGRLPDLVRAMTAVPGEFRLRLGMMNPATVLDSLDSLVEACRDEKVFSFIHLPVQSGCDRVLAAMRRGNTVEEFERIVATFRAGVPGVRICTDIIVGYPTETEEDFAETLAMVERVRPDKVNITRYSVRPGTPAAEMKQVPGRVVKARSRLLDATVKRIFSEKNEAVLGRVVRAVVVGQKRPGSVVARDQAYREIVVQGDLRPGTWIEVEVTGNRTVYMTGRLKEGSTYSEKPNSVSTEH; this is encoded by the coding sequence ATGGACGAGTTCAGGGACAGGCGGGTGTGGATCGAGACCTACGGATGCACCTACAACCAGGCCGATTCTCACCGGTTGGCCGGCATCCTGGAGGGGCAGGGGTGCACCGTCGTCGACGATCCGGAGGCGGCCGATCTGGTCGTCATCAACACCTGTATCGTCATCGGCCGGACCGAGCGGGAGATGCTCAGGCGGATCGGAGCGTGCGCGGACCGCGACCTGGTGGTCACCGGGTGCATGCCGGTGGTCATGGGCGATGCGATCCTGGCCGCGGCGCCGCATGCGCACCTCGTCCTCCCGGCCGAGATCGACCGGCGCTGGCCGGCAGGGTGTGCGAAGACCGGGGGCGCGGTCGGGATCCTCCAGGTCTCCTCCGGGTGTATGGGCCGGTGCGCCTACTGCATCACCCGTGCGGCGCGGGGGAGGCTGAAGAGCAGGCCGGTTGATAGGATTTGTGGAGATCTCGCGGCCCTGGCGGAGGACGGCGTCGCGGAGGTGCAGGTGACGGCGCAGGACGTGAGCGCCTGGGGGATGGACCTGGACGGGGACGGGCGTCTGCCCGACCTGGTGCGGGCGATGACGGCGGTGCCGGGCGAGTTCAGGCTGCGCCTCGGGATGATGAACCCGGCGACGGTACTGGACTCGCTCGACTCCCTGGTAGAGGCGTGCCGGGACGAGAAGGTCTTCTCGTTCATTCATCTCCCGGTCCAGTCGGGGTGTGACCGGGTGCTCGCGGCGATGCGGCGGGGCAACACAGTCGAGGAGTTCGAGCGGATCGTCGCGACCTTCAGGGCCGGGGTGCCGGGGGTGCGGATCTGCACCGACATCATCGTCGGCTACCCGACCGAGACCGAGGAGGACTTTGCCGAGACCCTCGCAATGGTCGAGCGGGTCAGGCCCGACAAGGTGAACATCACGCGCTACTCGGTGCGGCCGGGCACGCCGGCGGCCGAGATGAAGCAGGTGCCCGGACGGGTGGTGAAGGCGCGTTCACGGCTTCTCGACGCAACGGTCAAACGGATCTTTTCCGAGAAGAACGAGGCGGTGCTGGGCCGGGTCGTGCGGGCGGTGGTGGTCGGGCAGAAGCGGCCGGGCTCGGTGGTGGCCCGCGACCAGGCCTACCGCGAGATCGTGGTCCAGGGAGACCTGAGGCCGGGGACGTGGATCGAGGTGGAGGTCACCGGGAACCGGACGGTGTACATGACCGGAAGGCTGAAAGAAGGATCTACATATAGTGAGAAACCTAACTCAGTATCAACGGAGCACTAG
- the nadX gene encoding aspartate dehydrogenase, with translation MLTIGLLGCGNIGNIIIKNHVGVDIVALFDQMPGRAEEAGKLCDAKAFGNIEDFLNEDYDIVVEAASIDAAQKYAASVLEHGKDLVVMSVGVFADELFRQEIIDLASSLGRKIYIPSGAIFGLDNLKIGQVSGITRLLLRTTKNPRSLNIEECAERTCLFSGMANECIKHYPKNTNVSVALELAAGRDVEVELWADPSVDRNVHEIFIEGDFGEATITVKNLPSPDNPATSYLAALSIVTLLKNLGEPMRVGT, from the coding sequence ATGCTCACCATAGGCCTGCTGGGGTGCGGCAATATCGGGAATATCATAATTAAAAATCATGTAGGAGTCGATATTGTCGCCCTTTTTGACCAGATGCCAGGACGTGCAGAGGAGGCCGGGAAACTCTGCGACGCGAAGGCGTTTGGAAATATCGAAGACTTTCTCAATGAAGACTACGATATCGTTGTTGAAGCGGCTTCCATCGATGCCGCTCAGAAATATGCAGCCTCGGTTCTTGAACATGGGAAAGACCTTGTCGTCATGAGTGTCGGGGTTTTCGCAGACGAATTGTTCAGGCAGGAGATCATCGACCTCGCCTCGTCTCTCGGCAGAAAGATCTATATTCCGAGCGGGGCGATCTTCGGACTCGACAACCTCAAGATCGGGCAGGTCTCAGGGATCACCAGACTGCTGCTGCGCACGACCAAGAACCCGCGGTCCCTCAATATCGAAGAGTGCGCCGAACGCACGTGCCTCTTCTCAGGGATGGCGAACGAGTGCATCAAGCACTATCCCAAGAATACCAACGTCTCGGTCGCCCTCGAACTCGCCGCCGGACGGGATGTGGAAGTGGAACTCTGGGCCGACCCGAGCGTCGACAGGAACGTGCACGAGATCTTCATCGAAGGGGACTTCGGTGAGGCGACGATCACCGTGAAGAACCTGCCGAGTCCTGACAACCCGGCGACAAGTTATCTTGCCGCGCTCTCGATCGTGACCCTGCTCAAGAACCTCGGCGAACCGATGAGAGTGGGAACATGA
- the nadA gene encoding quinolinate synthase NadA: MIQDEIRKLKEEQGAVILAHNYQIPEVQEIADFVGDSLELAIKAKEATADVLVFCGVEFMAETAKILNPSRKVLLPVKNAGCPLADCLTPEMVREAKARHPNAAVVLYVNSTIESKAEADITCTSANAVEVVESLAEKTVLFGPDANLAHYVAEQVSGKTIIPLPADGHCPVHREYTLADVEAAHARGDAVVCHPECDPEVQEASDLVASTGGMARQAHLHQNWTVLTEEGMAYRLGRLFPDRTFHAVEGVVCEDMKRTTLEDVRRALETGEYEVTIDEEIADRARKAIERMIALRG; encoded by the coding sequence ATGATCCAGGATGAAATACGGAAACTCAAAGAAGAACAGGGCGCGGTAATCCTCGCCCACAACTACCAGATACCTGAGGTCCAGGAGATCGCCGATTTTGTAGGCGACAGCCTGGAACTTGCGATCAAGGCCAAGGAAGCCACGGCTGACGTGCTCGTCTTCTGCGGGGTCGAGTTCATGGCCGAGACGGCGAAGATCCTCAACCCGTCGAGGAAGGTGCTCCTCCCGGTGAAGAATGCCGGGTGCCCGCTCGCTGACTGTCTCACCCCAGAGATGGTCCGCGAGGCGAAGGCCCGCCACCCGAACGCCGCCGTCGTGCTGTACGTCAACTCGACGATCGAGTCGAAGGCCGAGGCCGATATCACCTGCACCTCGGCGAACGCCGTCGAGGTGGTGGAGTCCCTCGCCGAGAAGACGGTGCTCTTCGGGCCGGACGCCAACCTGGCGCACTATGTCGCAGAGCAGGTGTCGGGGAAGACGATCATCCCCCTCCCCGCGGACGGTCACTGTCCGGTCCACCGGGAATACACCCTTGCCGACGTCGAGGCCGCCCATGCGAGGGGCGACGCCGTGGTCTGCCACCCCGAGTGCGACCCTGAGGTGCAGGAGGCCTCCGACCTCGTCGCCTCGACCGGCGGGATGGCCAGGCAGGCGCACCTCCACCAGAACTGGACGGTGCTCACCGAGGAGGGGATGGCCTACCGTCTCGGCCGCCTCTTCCCCGACCGCACTTTCCATGCCGTCGAGGGAGTCGTCTGCGAGGACATGAAGCGCACGACCCTCGAAGACGTGCGCCGGGCCCTCGAGACCGGGGAGTACGAGGTGACGATCGACGAGGAGATCGCCGACCGCGCCCGGAAGGCCATCGAACGGATGATCGCCCTCAGGGGGTGA
- the nadC gene encoding carboxylating nicotinate-nucleotide diphosphorylase gives MKNTTVDLGRLISFLEEDAPFGDITSEAVVPADAVLTAGVRTRERCVVAGLEEGVALFRHLGVEAEAKVEDGAEVDPGTTVMTVSGPARAVLLGERTVLNLIGRMSGIATATREVVRAVEAVDPHLRVASTRKTAPGLRALDKKAAVLGGGEGHRRSLSDMFLIKDNHLGLVGFEEAVRRARAYSVYHKVEIEVETVEDAVVAARAGADLILLDNMTPAAVSAAVEALKAAGLRDRVLIEVSGGITPETAPKYGGTGADLVSMGALTHTVRNVDVGLDIV, from the coding sequence GTGAAAAACACGACCGTCGACCTCGGGCGCCTCATCTCGTTCCTGGAGGAGGACGCTCCCTTCGGGGACATCACCTCCGAGGCCGTGGTGCCCGCGGACGCCGTGCTCACGGCCGGGGTCAGGACGCGGGAGCGATGCGTCGTCGCCGGACTCGAGGAGGGCGTCGCCCTCTTCAGGCATCTCGGCGTCGAGGCCGAGGCGAAGGTCGAGGACGGGGCGGAGGTCGACCCCGGCACGACGGTGATGACCGTCTCCGGGCCGGCCCGCGCCGTGCTCCTGGGCGAGCGCACCGTCCTCAACCTCATCGGTCGGATGAGCGGGATCGCCACCGCGACAAGGGAGGTGGTGCGGGCGGTGGAGGCCGTCGACCCGCATCTCAGGGTCGCCTCCACCAGGAAAACCGCACCCGGACTCCGGGCCCTCGACAAGAAGGCCGCGGTCCTCGGCGGCGGGGAGGGCCACCGCCGCTCTCTCTCCGACATGTTCCTCATCAAGGACAACCATCTCGGCCTCGTCGGGTTCGAGGAGGCGGTGCGGCGGGCACGGGCCTACTCGGTCTATCACAAGGTGGAGATCGAGGTGGAGACTGTGGAGGACGCCGTCGTAGCCGCCAGGGCCGGGGCGGACCTGATCCTCCTCGACAACATGACGCCCGCCGCGGTCTCCGCCGCCGTCGAGGCACTCAAGGCGGCCGGTCTGCGCGACCGCGTCCTCATCGAGGTTTCGGGCGGGATCACGCCGGAGACCGCCCCAAAGTATGGAGGGACGGGGGCGGATCTCGTCAGCATGGGAGCCCTGACCCATACGGTCCGGAATGTGGACGTGGGGCTCGATATCGTCTGA
- a CDS encoding HEAT repeat domain-containing protein, which yields MGAHIRDTNSQEGEIEDSLADEIEGLILDLKDPNLAARWEAVASLVEIGVPAVPRLIEALQDQNKYVRWGVAEALGKIGDERAVGALVRVLRDKDKDVRWKAAISLGGMQASDAVCALIKALRDDDPDVRWGAATGLGEIGDPRAVEYLLDALDEKDGPDGRDGIVFALGELGDRRAVGPLIEALDDKNYEIRFEAAKALGKIGDPAAEEPLLDHLRDRNWEVRLVAAEAVVKIGGTDVTDSLLALLTDNSADVRRTAVEILGEIGDLRAVEPLVAVLRHDENCRYEAAEALGKIGDIRAFVPLQQVYDFCDPCVKVAVLNSLTAIRMKNRNLADPQVSGQ from the coding sequence ATGGGAGCACATATTCGGGACACCAATAGCCAGGAAGGTGAGATAGAAGATTCTCTGGCAGACGAGATCGAGGGGTTGATCCTCGACCTCAAGGATCCGAACCTCGCCGCCAGGTGGGAGGCGGTTGCCTCCCTCGTGGAGATCGGGGTACCTGCTGTCCCGCGGCTCATCGAAGCGCTCCAGGACCAGAACAAATACGTGCGCTGGGGTGTGGCCGAGGCCCTCGGCAAGATCGGGGACGAGCGGGCGGTCGGGGCCCTGGTCAGGGTATTGAGAGATAAAGATAAGGACGTCCGCTGGAAGGCGGCGATCAGCCTCGGCGGGATGCAGGCCTCGGACGCTGTCTGCGCCCTGATCAAGGCGCTCAGGGACGACGATCCGGACGTCAGGTGGGGGGCGGCGACCGGACTTGGCGAGATCGGGGATCCGAGAGCGGTGGAGTATCTCCTCGACGCCCTCGACGAGAAGGACGGGCCCGACGGCCGGGATGGGATCGTCTTCGCCCTCGGCGAACTCGGCGACCGCCGGGCGGTCGGTCCCCTCATCGAGGCCCTGGACGACAAAAATTACGAGATCAGGTTCGAGGCCGCAAAAGCCCTCGGCAAGATCGGCGACCCCGCAGCCGAAGAGCCCCTCCTCGATCACCTCAGGGACCGGAACTGGGAGGTGAGGCTTGTCGCCGCGGAGGCGGTCGTCAAGATCGGCGGCACCGACGTGACCGACTCGCTTCTCGCCCTCCTCACCGACAACTCGGCCGACGTGCGAAGGACGGCCGTCGAGATCCTCGGGGAGATCGGGGATCTCAGAGCTGTGGAACCGCTCGTCGCCGTCCTCAGGCACGACGAGAACTGCCGGTACGAAGCCGCGGAGGCACTCGGCAAGATCGGGGACATCAGGGCCTTTGTTCCGCTCCAGCAGGTCTACGACTTCTGCGACCCCTGCGTCAAGGTCGCGGTCCTCAACTCGCTCACGGCAATCCGAATGAAAAACAGGAATCTCGCTGACCCGCAGGTCAGCGGACAATAA